A window of the Scleropages formosus chromosome 21, fSclFor1.1, whole genome shotgun sequence genome harbors these coding sequences:
- the mink1 gene encoding misshapen-like kinase 1 isoform X5, translating to MSENAPTRSLDDIDLAALRDPAGIFELVEVVGNGTYGQVYKGRHVKTGQLAAIKVMDVTEEEEEEIKAEINMLKKYSHHRNIATYYGAFVKKSPPGHDDQLWLVMEFCGAGSVTDLVKNTKGNSLKEDWIAYICREILRGLSHLHAHKVIHRDIKGQNVLLTENAEVKLVDFGVSAQLDRTVGRRNTFIGTPYWMAPEVIACDENPDSTYDYRSDIWSLGITAIEMAEGAPPLCDMHPMRALFLIPRNPPPKLKSKKWSKKFIDFIEGCLVKTYPSRPSTEQLLKHPFIRDQPTERQVRIQLKDHIDRTRKKRGEKEETEYEYSGSDEEDENRGDERESSSILNVPGESTLRRDFLRLQQENKERSEALKRQQAQLAAQRRDPEEHKRQLLHDRQKRIEEQKEQRRRLEEQQRKEREMVRQQEKGPHRLLDERRREEDRRLAEREQEFIRHKLEEEQRQLEILQQQLLQEQALLMEYKRKQLEEQRQSERLQRQLQQEHAYLVSLQQQQQQQQQQDKKPQLYHYNKNLEPNNKPAWAREVEERSKLNRQGSPKICTTVSDTAIQSRSDSVSQSGVAQAAQTPPMQRPVEPQGGPGKDPAPSPSPRSIPPRELVRQNSDPTSESPAPQPRAMREDRAPWIQLHEADQPPKVPQRTTSIAAALNTNLSSGIRHPVRASNPDLSRNDRWERGDALSATSNLPQTGSLERHRILTSSKMDSSPVLPQEGHQKAGESRTSSRPSRPASYKRAIGEDHGLYSKERLEEPPRPPAKANDYSSSSDSSESSEESESGEGPEEEESPTDRPRDADSDSVNTMVVHEEEGEGEEVQQPGGYGDQTMLAQRTPEKRSHNGYTNLPDVVQPSHSPTETAPNSSPGKDSAYNYQSKGLVKASGKTSFTTFVDLGMYQPSGGAGDVAFSQGLGSRFEQLKVEVRKGSMVNVNPANARPHSDTPEIRKYKKRFNSEILCAALWGVNLLVGTENGLKLLDRSGQGKVYPLINSRRFQQMDVLEGLNLLITISGKKNKVRVYYLAWLRNKILHNDPEVEKKQGWTTVGEMEGCVHYKVVKYERIKFLVIALKNSVEVYAWAPKPYHKFMAFKSFGDLPHRPQLVDLTVEEGQRLKVIYGSSAGFHAIDVDSGNNYDIYIPVHIQSQITPHAIVFLPNSDGMEMLLCYEDEGVYVNTYGRIIKDVVLQWGEMPTSVAHICSNQIMGWGEKAIEIRSVETGHLDGVFMHKRAQRLKFLCERNDKVGRRHVSVHTHTRARMHADPHTPAFQVFFASVRSGGSSQVYFMTLNRNCIMNW from the exons ATGTCTGAGAACGCGCCGACACGGAGCCTGGACGACATCGACCTCGCGGCGCTGCGG gATCCAGCCGGGATCTTCGAgctggtggaggtggtgggCAATGGCACCTACGGACAGGTGTACAAG GGCCGTCACGTGAAGACTGGTCAGCTGGCCGCCATCAAGGTGATGGATGTGacggaagaggaggaggaggagatcaaGGCTGAGATCAACATGCTGAAGAAGTACAGTCATCACCGCAACATCGCCACCTACTATGGTGCCTTTGTCAAGAAGAGCCCCCCGGGACACGATGACCAGCTCTGG ctGGTGATGGAGTTCTGCGGGGCTGGCTCTGTCACCGACCTGGTGAAGAACACCAAGGGCAACTCTCTGAAGGAGGACTGGATCGCCTACATCTGCAGGGAGATCCTCAGG GGCCTGTCGCACCTCCATGCCCACAAGGTTATCCACAGGGACATCAAGGGTCAGAACGTGCTGCTGACCGAAAATGCTGAGGTCAAACTGG TGGATTTTGGCGTGAGTGCCCAGCTTGACCGCACCGTGGGGCGGAGGAACACTTTCATCGGAACGCCCTACTGGATGGCGCCCGAGGTGATCGCCTGCGATGAGAACCCTGACTCCACCTACGACTACAGG AGCGACATCTGGTCCCTGGGGATCACGGCCATAGAGATGGCGGAAGGAGCTCCTC CTCTCTGTGACATGCATCCAATGAGAGCACTCTTCTTGATCCCCCGGAACCCGCCTCCCAAGCTGAAGTCCAAAAAATG GTCCAAGAAGTTCATCGACTTCATCGAAGGTTGCCTGGTGAAGACGTACCCCAGCAGGCCCTCGACAGAGCAGCTGCTGAAACACCCCTTCATCCGGGACCAGCCCACTGAGAGGCAGGTCCGCATCCAGCTGAAAGACCACATCGACCGCACCCGCAAGAAGAGAGGGGAGAAGG AGGAGACGGAGTACGAGTACAGTGGCAGCGACGAAGAGGATGAGAACCGCGGTGACGAACGCGAGTCTAG CTCCATCCTGAATGTGCCGGGTGAGTCGACGCTGCGAAGGGACTTCTTGCggctgcagcaggagaacaAGGAGCGCTCGGAGGCGCTCAAGAGGCAGCAGGCACAGTTGGCTGCGCAGCGCCGTGACCCCGAGGAGCACAAGCGTCAACTGTTGCATGACCGGCAGAAGCGCATCGAGGAGCAAAAGGAGCAGCGGCGCCGGCTAGAGGAG CAACAGAGGAAGGAGCGGGAGATGGTGCGGCAGCAGGAGAAGGGTCCTCATCGCTTACTGGACGAGCGGCGCAGGGAAGAGGACCGCAGGCTGGCCGAGAGGGAGCAG GAGTTCATAAGGCATAAGTtagaggaggagcagcggcagctGGAGATCCTTCAGCAGCAGCTTCTACAGGAGCAAGCCCTCCTCATG gagtACAAACGCaagcagctggaggaacagCGGCAGTCGGAGCGTCTGCAGaggcagctgcagcaggagcacgCGTACcttgtgtctctgcagcagcagcaacagcagcagcagcagcaggacaagAAGCCTCAGCTGTATCACTACAACAAGAACTTGGAGCCCAACAACAAGCCTGCCTGGGCCCGTGAG gtggaggagcgcAGTAAACTGAACAGACAGGGCTCCCCCAAGATTTGCACCACAGTATCTGACACAGCTATCCAGTCACGGTCGGACTCTGTCAGCCAATCAGGAGTGGCCCAGGCTGCCCAGACCCCGCCCATGCAGCGGCCTGTCGAACCGCAGGGCGGACCGGGAAAG GACCCTgcccccagcccctccccccgCTCCATCCCCCCCAGGGAACTTGTGCGCCAAAACTCGGACCCCACCTCGGAAAGCCCCGCTCCTCAGCCCCGAGCAATGAGAGAGGACCGTGCACCATGGATCCAGCTGCACGAAGCAGATCAGCCTCCCaag GTACCACAGAGAACGACTTCAATCGCTGCGGCACTCAACACCAACCTGTCTTCTGGGATCAGACACCCAGTGAGAgccag CAACCCGGACCTGAGCCGTAACGACCGCTGGGAAAGGGGCGACGCCCTGAGCGCCACGTCCAACCTGCCCCAGACGGGCTCCCTGGAGAGGCACCGCATATTGA cTTCGTCAAAAATGGACTCGTCCCCCGTCCTGCCCCAGGAGGGACATCAGAAGGCCGGCGAGTCGCGCACCTCGTCCAGGCCGAGCCGTCCAGCC AGCTATAAGAGGGCCATAGGAGAG GACCACGGTCTGTACTCGAAGGAGCGGCTGGAGGAGCCCCCCAGGCCCCCCGCCAAGGCCAACGACTACTCCTCGTCCTCGGACAGCAGCGAGAGCAGTGAGGAGAGTGAGAGCGGCGAGGgtccggaggaggaggagagccccACTGATCG CCCTCGAGATGCAGACTCCGACTCAGTGAACACCATGGTGGTCCATGAGGAGGAGGGCGAAGGCGAGGAGGTCCAGCAGCCTGGTGGCTATGGGGACCAGACGATGCTGGCACAACGG ACCCCTGAGAAGCGCAGCCACAACGGCTACACCAACCTGCCAGACGTGGTGCAGCCCTCCCACTCTCCCACGGAGACCGCCCCCAACTCCTCCCCCGGGAAGGACTCCGCCTACAAC TATCAGTCCAAGGGATTGGTCAAAGCATCTGGCAAAACGTCCTTCACAACCTTTGTTGATCTGGGCATGTACCAGCCATCAGGGGGCGCAGGAGACGTAGCCTTTTCGCAGG GCCTTGGCTCCAGGTTTGAGCAGCTGAAGGTGGAAGTGAGGAAGGGCTCCATGGTGAATGTGAACCCCGCCAATGCCCGGCCCCACAGTGACACGCCCGAGATCCGCAAGTACAAGAAGAGGTTCAACTCGGAGATCCTGTGCGCTGCCCTTTGGG GCGTGAACCTGCTGGTGGGCACAGAGAATGGGCTGAAGCTGCTGGACCGCAGCGGTCAGGGCAAGGTGTACCCGCTCATCAACTCGCGCCGCTTCCAGCAGATGGATGTTCTCGAGGGCCTCAACCTTCTCATCACCATTTCAG GAAAGAAGAACAAGGTGCGCGTCTACTACCTGGCTTGGCTGCGCAACAAGATCCTGCACAATGACCCCGAGGTAGAGAAGAAGCAGGGCTGGACCACAGTTGGTGAGATGGAGGGCTGCGTGCACTACAAAGTGG TGAAGTATGAGCGCATCAAGTTCCTGGTGATCGCCCTGAAGAACTCGGTGGAGGTGTACGCCTGGGCCCCGAAGCCCTACCACAAGTTCATGGCGTTCAAG TCTTTTGGTGACCTGCCCCACCGACCTCAGCTGGTTGACCTGACTGTGGAGGAAGGCCAGAGGTTAAAGGTCATCTACGGCTCCAGTGCTGGCTTTCATGCCATCGACGTCGACTCTGGAAACAACTATGACATCTACATCCCTGTACAC ATCCAGAGCCAGATTACGCCTCATGCCATCGTCTTCCTGCCAAATTCTGATGGCATGGAGATGCTACTGTGCTACGAGGACGAAGGGGTCTATGTCAATACCTACGGGCGCATCATCAAGGACGTGGTGCTACAGTGGGGCGAGATGCCGACCTCCGTGG CACACATCTGCTCCAACCAGATCATGGGCTGGGGCGAGAAGGCTATTGAGATCCGCTCCGTGGAGACAGGCCACCTAGATGGGGTCTTCATGCACAAGAGGGCGCAGCGACTCAAGTTCCTATGTGAAAGAAATGACAAGGTGGGGAGGAGACATgtcagtgtacacacacacacgcgcgcgcgcatgcacgCTGACCCGCACACCCCTGCCTTTCAGGTGTTCTTTGCCTCCGTGCGCTCAGGCGGCAGCAGCCAGGTATACTTCATGACCCTCAACAGGAACTGCATCATGAACTGGTGA
- the mink1 gene encoding misshapen-like kinase 1 isoform X10, translated as MSENAPTRSLDDIDLAALRDPAGIFELVEVVGNGTYGQVYKGRHVKTGQLAAIKVMDVTEEEEEEIKAEINMLKKYSHHRNIATYYGAFVKKSPPGHDDQLWLVMEFCGAGSVTDLVKNTKGNSLKEDWIAYICREILRGLSHLHAHKVIHRDIKGQNVLLTENAEVKLVDFGVSAQLDRTVGRRNTFIGTPYWMAPEVIACDENPDSTYDYRSDIWSLGITAIEMAEGAPPLCDMHPMRALFLIPRNPPPKLKSKKWSKKFIDFIEGCLVKTYPSRPSTEQLLKHPFIRDQPTERQVRIQLKDHIDRTRKKRGEKEETEYEYSGSDEEDENRGDERESSSILNVPGESTLRRDFLRLQQENKERSEALKRQQAQLAAQRRDPEEHKRQLLHDRQKRIEEQKEQRRRLEEQQRKEREMVRQQEKGPHRLLDERRREEDRRLAEREQEYKRKQLEEQRQSERLQRQLQQEHAYLVSLQQQQQQQQQQDKKPQLYHYNKNLEPNNKPAWAREVEERSKLNRQGSPKICTTVSDTAIQSRSDSVSQSGVAQAAQTPPMQRPVEPQGGPGKFQMAHLVPLKPYAAPVPRSQSLCDQPTKTMSAFPTQDPAPSPSPRSIPPRELVRQNSDPTSESPAPQPRAMREDRAPWIQLHEADQPPKVPQRTTSIAAALNTNLSSGIRHPVRASNPDLSRNDRWERGDALSATSNLPQTGSLERHRILTSSKMDSSPVLPQEGHQKAGESRTSSRPSRPADHGLYSKERLEEPPRPPAKANDYSSSSDSSESSEESESGEGPEEEESPTDRPRDADSDSVNTMVVHEEEGEGEEVQQPGGYGDQTMLAQRTPEKRSHNGYTNLPDVVQPSHSPTETAPNSSPGKDSAYNYQSKGLVKASGKTSFTTFVDLGMYQPSGGAGDVAFSQGLGSRFEQLKVEVRKGSMVNVNPANARPHSDTPEIRKYKKRFNSEILCAALWGVNLLVGTENGLKLLDRSGQGKVYPLINSRRFQQMDVLEGLNLLITISGKKNKVRVYYLAWLRNKILHNDPEVEKKQGWTTVGEMEGCVHYKVVKYERIKFLVIALKNSVEVYAWAPKPYHKFMAFKSFGDLPHRPQLVDLTVEEGQRLKVIYGSSAGFHAIDVDSGNNYDIYIPVHIQSQITPHAIVFLPNSDGMEMLLCYEDEGVYVNTYGRIIKDVVLQWGEMPTSVAHICSNQIMGWGEKAIEIRSVETGHLDGVFMHKRAQRLKFLCERNDKVFFASVRSGGSSQVYFMTLNRNCIMNW; from the exons ATGTCTGAGAACGCGCCGACACGGAGCCTGGACGACATCGACCTCGCGGCGCTGCGG gATCCAGCCGGGATCTTCGAgctggtggaggtggtgggCAATGGCACCTACGGACAGGTGTACAAG GGCCGTCACGTGAAGACTGGTCAGCTGGCCGCCATCAAGGTGATGGATGTGacggaagaggaggaggaggagatcaaGGCTGAGATCAACATGCTGAAGAAGTACAGTCATCACCGCAACATCGCCACCTACTATGGTGCCTTTGTCAAGAAGAGCCCCCCGGGACACGATGACCAGCTCTGG ctGGTGATGGAGTTCTGCGGGGCTGGCTCTGTCACCGACCTGGTGAAGAACACCAAGGGCAACTCTCTGAAGGAGGACTGGATCGCCTACATCTGCAGGGAGATCCTCAGG GGCCTGTCGCACCTCCATGCCCACAAGGTTATCCACAGGGACATCAAGGGTCAGAACGTGCTGCTGACCGAAAATGCTGAGGTCAAACTGG TGGATTTTGGCGTGAGTGCCCAGCTTGACCGCACCGTGGGGCGGAGGAACACTTTCATCGGAACGCCCTACTGGATGGCGCCCGAGGTGATCGCCTGCGATGAGAACCCTGACTCCACCTACGACTACAGG AGCGACATCTGGTCCCTGGGGATCACGGCCATAGAGATGGCGGAAGGAGCTCCTC CTCTCTGTGACATGCATCCAATGAGAGCACTCTTCTTGATCCCCCGGAACCCGCCTCCCAAGCTGAAGTCCAAAAAATG GTCCAAGAAGTTCATCGACTTCATCGAAGGTTGCCTGGTGAAGACGTACCCCAGCAGGCCCTCGACAGAGCAGCTGCTGAAACACCCCTTCATCCGGGACCAGCCCACTGAGAGGCAGGTCCGCATCCAGCTGAAAGACCACATCGACCGCACCCGCAAGAAGAGAGGGGAGAAGG AGGAGACGGAGTACGAGTACAGTGGCAGCGACGAAGAGGATGAGAACCGCGGTGACGAACGCGAGTCTAG CTCCATCCTGAATGTGCCGGGTGAGTCGACGCTGCGAAGGGACTTCTTGCggctgcagcaggagaacaAGGAGCGCTCGGAGGCGCTCAAGAGGCAGCAGGCACAGTTGGCTGCGCAGCGCCGTGACCCCGAGGAGCACAAGCGTCAACTGTTGCATGACCGGCAGAAGCGCATCGAGGAGCAAAAGGAGCAGCGGCGCCGGCTAGAGGAG CAACAGAGGAAGGAGCGGGAGATGGTGCGGCAGCAGGAGAAGGGTCCTCATCGCTTACTGGACGAGCGGCGCAGGGAAGAGGACCGCAGGCTGGCCGAGAGGGAGCAG gagtACAAACGCaagcagctggaggaacagCGGCAGTCGGAGCGTCTGCAGaggcagctgcagcaggagcacgCGTACcttgtgtctctgcagcagcagcaacagcagcagcagcagcaggacaagAAGCCTCAGCTGTATCACTACAACAAGAACTTGGAGCCCAACAACAAGCCTGCCTGGGCCCGTGAG gtggaggagcgcAGTAAACTGAACAGACAGGGCTCCCCCAAGATTTGCACCACAGTATCTGACACAGCTATCCAGTCACGGTCGGACTCTGTCAGCCAATCAGGAGTGGCCCAGGCTGCCCAGACCCCGCCCATGCAGCGGCCTGTCGAACCGCAGGGCGGACCGGGAAAG TTCCAAATGGCCCACCTGGTGCCCCTGAAGCCGTACGCGGCCCCCGTCCCACGCTCCCAGTCGCTCTGCGACCAGCCCACTAAGACCATGTCTGCCTTCCCCACCCAGGACCCTgcccccagcccctccccccgCTCCATCCCCCCCAGGGAACTTGTGCGCCAAAACTCGGACCCCACCTCGGAAAGCCCCGCTCCTCAGCCCCGAGCAATGAGAGAGGACCGTGCACCATGGATCCAGCTGCACGAAGCAGATCAGCCTCCCaag GTACCACAGAGAACGACTTCAATCGCTGCGGCACTCAACACCAACCTGTCTTCTGGGATCAGACACCCAGTGAGAgccag CAACCCGGACCTGAGCCGTAACGACCGCTGGGAAAGGGGCGACGCCCTGAGCGCCACGTCCAACCTGCCCCAGACGGGCTCCCTGGAGAGGCACCGCATATTGA cTTCGTCAAAAATGGACTCGTCCCCCGTCCTGCCCCAGGAGGGACATCAGAAGGCCGGCGAGTCGCGCACCTCGTCCAGGCCGAGCCGTCCAGCC GACCACGGTCTGTACTCGAAGGAGCGGCTGGAGGAGCCCCCCAGGCCCCCCGCCAAGGCCAACGACTACTCCTCGTCCTCGGACAGCAGCGAGAGCAGTGAGGAGAGTGAGAGCGGCGAGGgtccggaggaggaggagagccccACTGATCG CCCTCGAGATGCAGACTCCGACTCAGTGAACACCATGGTGGTCCATGAGGAGGAGGGCGAAGGCGAGGAGGTCCAGCAGCCTGGTGGCTATGGGGACCAGACGATGCTGGCACAACGG ACCCCTGAGAAGCGCAGCCACAACGGCTACACCAACCTGCCAGACGTGGTGCAGCCCTCCCACTCTCCCACGGAGACCGCCCCCAACTCCTCCCCCGGGAAGGACTCCGCCTACAAC TATCAGTCCAAGGGATTGGTCAAAGCATCTGGCAAAACGTCCTTCACAACCTTTGTTGATCTGGGCATGTACCAGCCATCAGGGGGCGCAGGAGACGTAGCCTTTTCGCAGG GCCTTGGCTCCAGGTTTGAGCAGCTGAAGGTGGAAGTGAGGAAGGGCTCCATGGTGAATGTGAACCCCGCCAATGCCCGGCCCCACAGTGACACGCCCGAGATCCGCAAGTACAAGAAGAGGTTCAACTCGGAGATCCTGTGCGCTGCCCTTTGGG GCGTGAACCTGCTGGTGGGCACAGAGAATGGGCTGAAGCTGCTGGACCGCAGCGGTCAGGGCAAGGTGTACCCGCTCATCAACTCGCGCCGCTTCCAGCAGATGGATGTTCTCGAGGGCCTCAACCTTCTCATCACCATTTCAG GAAAGAAGAACAAGGTGCGCGTCTACTACCTGGCTTGGCTGCGCAACAAGATCCTGCACAATGACCCCGAGGTAGAGAAGAAGCAGGGCTGGACCACAGTTGGTGAGATGGAGGGCTGCGTGCACTACAAAGTGG TGAAGTATGAGCGCATCAAGTTCCTGGTGATCGCCCTGAAGAACTCGGTGGAGGTGTACGCCTGGGCCCCGAAGCCCTACCACAAGTTCATGGCGTTCAAG TCTTTTGGTGACCTGCCCCACCGACCTCAGCTGGTTGACCTGACTGTGGAGGAAGGCCAGAGGTTAAAGGTCATCTACGGCTCCAGTGCTGGCTTTCATGCCATCGACGTCGACTCTGGAAACAACTATGACATCTACATCCCTGTACAC ATCCAGAGCCAGATTACGCCTCATGCCATCGTCTTCCTGCCAAATTCTGATGGCATGGAGATGCTACTGTGCTACGAGGACGAAGGGGTCTATGTCAATACCTACGGGCGCATCATCAAGGACGTGGTGCTACAGTGGGGCGAGATGCCGACCTCCGTGG CACACATCTGCTCCAACCAGATCATGGGCTGGGGCGAGAAGGCTATTGAGATCCGCTCCGTGGAGACAGGCCACCTAGATGGGGTCTTCATGCACAAGAGGGCGCAGCGACTCAAGTTCCTATGTGAAAGAAATGACAAG GTGTTCTTTGCCTCCGTGCGCTCAGGCGGCAGCAGCCAGGTATACTTCATGACCCTCAACAGGAACTGCATCATGAACTGGTGA